The region GTATCACATGCTTTATGATACCTATTTCGGTTTACGGACAGCCGCCGTCCATTAAATATCGATGATGACTTATTTATCATCGATTCAACAACATTTAGTCTCTTTAATTCAGTGATGCGCGGTGCCGGGACCGCTAAACAAAATGGAAAAAGAAGGGTGGTGTTAAAGCGCACATGATGATAAATGCCAAGCATGATTTACCTGCATTTGTTTTTATTAGTGAAGCAAAGAACATGATTTAACTTTCTTACACCAACTTAAAGTGCCTGATAACTCTACTGTGTTGTTTGATAAAGCCTACACCAATTACAAGCAGTTCGCTGAATGGGGTAATCACGGTATTAGATGGGTAAGCCGACTTAAAAGGGATGCTTCTGTAAAAGTGCTGGTGCACCGCCCTGTGTCGGAAGCAGCCTATGACTCAGGTGTCCGCTCTGATAATTATGTGGAATTAGGTCGGCCAAGTAATCGAAAAAAAATCCCCTTAATTAAAGCCCGAGTAGTTGAATTTTGGGATGAGGAAAAGCAACGCATGTTTCAATTTGTTTGTAATGATTACACTAGCGATCCGAAGTCATTGCAGACTTGTATAAGCGCAGATGGCAAATTGAAACATTATTCAAGCGCATAAAACAACGTTATCCATTAAAATATTTTTAGGCGATAATCCCAATGCAATAGAAATACAAATATGGGCAACTTTGATATGTGATTTATTAGTGAGAATAATACAAAAAACAGTTAACCAAACAGGAAATAAGCATTGGGCTTATTCTACAATATCAGGCATGATTAGGCAACATCTGATGAACTATTTTAACATCATTGATTTTTTAATCGACCCCGAAAAAATGCTTAGCATTTATAAACCACCATCACCACAACTGTCTTTTAACTTCCTAAGGGCTTCACCTTGAAAAAGCAACTATCTGCAACCTAAAACCACCGTAAATAAACAACTTCGTAAAATCATATGAGTTTTACCGGACAACAGTGATTACCACATTAGCACATTAGCACATCAATCCCCCTCTGCATCATTTAAAATCACCCCCGGAAGCGACTTCTTGCCCTGCACACCTAATCTTCTCAACTTCTCTGCCTGACCAATTAAATTGCCGGAGCCTTCTTTTAATTGTTTCATGGCTTCATCGTAACTTTTTTGAGAGTGGCCAATGCTGTCGCCGATGGATTGGAGGTTTTCTACAAAGCCGACAAATTTATCATATAATTGTGCACCACGATCAGCAATAGCGAGGGCGTTTTTATTTTGCTCATCTTTTTTCCATAATTCAGCTAGCAATTTTACCGCTGCAATTAAATTAGTTGGAGAAATTAATAATACTTTTTTACGATAAGCATAATTCCATAAATCGAGATCTTTTTGCATAGCAAGCATGTATGCCGGCTCAATCGGAATAAACATCATAACAAAATCCAGCGACTTCGAAAATTGCTGATAATTACGACGATATAATTCATCAATATGCTTTTTTACAGCATTTAAATGGGCCTCAAGTGCTACTTTTTGTTCAACTTCATCATCCGACGAGCTATATCTTTCATAAGCACTTAACGATACTTTACTATCGATAATAATTTCTCTTTTATCCGGATATTTAATCACAAAATCCGGCTGCATTTTCTGATTTTCATCGTTAAATAAGGTATTTCCGGCTTCATCCCGCAAAAACTCCTGCTTCACATATTCACGGCCTTCCGACAACCCCGACTGCTGTAAAATATTCTCCAAAATCATCTCTCCCCAATCACCCTGGGTTTTGCGCTGACCTTTTAATGCTTTGGTTAAGTTATTCGCCTCTTCACTAATTTGTTTATTCAGGCTTACTAAATCTTTTATTTTTTCTTCCAGTGAAAAACGTTGTTTATT is a window of Bacteroidota bacterium DNA encoding:
- the rmuC gene encoding DNA recombination protein RmuC, which translates into the protein MSEEKEHLQINLSSVKTTLDKLDIDYTEVKSKFELQNNQNTELKEYILKVRGENDVLKEKNNTIKKEIEDLGEKYTAQFKNLANEILEDKSKRFTEENQKNIRLILDPLGIDLKEFKKKVEETYEKENKQRFSLEEKIKDLVSLNKQISEEANNLTKALKGQRKTQGDWGEMILENILQQSGLSEGREYVKQEFLRDEAGNTLFNDENQKMQPDFVIKYPDKREIIIDSKVSLSAYERYSSSDDEVEQKVALEAHLNAVKKHIDELYRRNYQQFSKSLDFVMMFIPIEPAYMLAMQKDLDLWNYAYRKKVLLISPTNLIAAVKLLAELWKKDEQNKNALAIADRGAQLYDKFVGFVENLQSIGDSIGHSQKSYDEAMKQLKEGSGNLIGQAEKLRRLGVQGKKSLPGVILNDAEGD